The sequence aaaaaaaaaaaaaaacccccccacATCAGTGGCTCCAGCCCTCAGCTGCTCTTCTTACTGTTTatacagcaccccccccccccaccttcctagTATTCTGTATGAGCCCATACCATGGGTGTCTCCCTCCCCGAGCTCTTCTGTTGGGTTGGAACAAAATGGTATTTTCTTCACCCTAAATTGAAATGTACAATGAAATTTCCTTTTAGAACATGGGTGAAATATAGTACCATCAGCATTGTGTTTTGAATACATTGGCTTGAAAACTGATGCATGGTTGCTAATATTATATTTGTGGAAACATTAGGAACAGAATCCAAActtctggtttttaaataaactttaaatatgcAACCATAATATAAATTAGGAACTGCCATTAGGGATCATATTGTTAAAAAATCTTAAGGGTCTGTGataatgaattaataattattcatttggaagaaacaaaaacaatggaacTATTTTACTGATCCTGTGGCATCCTAGTCATTGGCTTGGGTTGTTAAGAAGTGCTATAAATTTCTGCGTAAAATATTCTCTGTAAGTTCTAAGAAAGACTTCTAAATTCCATATAATACTGCATTTACATGTTTCATACTTTAGCTATTAAATTGAggatataaaatacttaaatctGAAGAGGATAAGGTAGCCCCTGAGTTCTAGCTTACGGTTCTACTCACGGTGACAGAATGTCAGCTATCATACATCTAGGCTTCTCTTGAATCAACTGCCTGGTTTATAGGATTCGACTCAAGAACATGTTCCAGGAAATCTCTGTAACTTTCCTACTTGGCCTCCATGAAGATAGAAGTCACTTACGGAATTGTTTGCCTTATTTATCTCTGCGTATAGCATCTTCTATTATCTCTCGTATATCTGTAGTAGGTATTTAGATATGTCTGCTGAGTggagaagttaagaaaatgaaCTTGTACCTGATCCTGATTAATCACTGTATGTAAATatgtgtaaaaagaaaataaatggtcgctgattttattattattttattatcgatctttattattatttcattattgaaattattattgAAACGATTATTGTTTTGTAGATGGAAAATATCACGAGCAGattaaaatagaagagaatgcAACAGGTTTCAGTTATGAGTCGCTTTTTCAAAAATACCTTAATGAAACAGTTACAGAAGTTTGGATACAAGATCCTTATATTAGACAGATTCATCAGGTAAGTGAAGTGTACAAAAGTATgatgaaatgttatttaaaatgtatgagTTAATAATAACCTATCCCAATATCTTTCAGCTATATAACTTTCTTCGATTTTGTGAGATGCTTATTAAGAAACCATGTAAAGTAAAAACTATTCATCTTCTCACCTCTCTGGATGAAGTAGGTATCTGGAAGCATTTACTCTTTCTTCGTTAACTTTATTCAGTTACGAGATGTAGTTTGAGTAAGGAAAATGTGGATACATTTCAGCTAGAACTATTTCTTTGGGAATTATCTAACAATAGGCCTAAAATACCTGCTAAGaaatattgttgatttttttctgattttgttttaccTTGGTTTGGCCACTTTGCTAAACTCTCAGATTCAAGTAGCTCATCAGTTTAGTCTCTTATATGTTCCAGGAGATGATCACATGCCTGCACTATTGGTAGTTTTGTCTCTTCTTTACCAGTGATtatatctctttttcttgatttattgttTTGGCCTTTGGGTGGATCATAGCATGATAGTGAGCATTTCCATCTTGATTTTGACTTAAATAGGAATGCTTCTAAATAAACCAGATTCCTAggattaatttgaaaagaaagcagCCCCATCTGAATAACTAAACAGCATTACTAAAACACATTTTAGGAGAAGGGACAGAATGGTGTTATGTACACAttagaaaaagacattttcacaaaaacaAGTGCTATTAAACTGCTTCATACTCTGGTTAATAGACTTTGAAACTAATATGGaatctttcccattttaattcACCCATGATACACATTGCACAGCTTAATAATGATTTGAAATACTAGTAACTGAacagaaaattgtatttttcctaTTAACAGGGTAGTGGGAAACAGCAGCAAAGTAGTGGTCTGCAAGAAATAAAAGAGTCACTCCAGAATCATGGGGTGCTGTTGGAAATAGAATATTCTTCTTCAGTTCATGACCGAGAAATTAGGTTAGTGTAtaccaatattttaatttttatgctgttgaaaatacttatttttatttcttttaatacatttatataattgtatataaatattattaaaattttaagtaaagcTCAATTTTAGTATCTTTTCACTTTTGAGGAAAAAATCTGGCTTATGTCTGAGTTCATAATGGAATTCATAATGGAATAAAGTTTACGTGTTCTATTTCATGTTAGAAGAGGAAATACCTTTCTATTCAAGTAGGTAGTGTTATGGTATTGGAATAATTTTCTGgtgataatatttaatattctgatGATTTTAGTATTCTTACAGTTTATTAAATAATCTCATAGGTGTGATAGTATGCGACAGTGTCAGAAGGAAACAGTATATGCAGGTATGTTAGTAGTGTGTTCCTCTATTTAGCACAGTGGCTTTCATACGTTTATAGTAACTGCACCCTTAGTTTTAATGAAAACTTAAGCACAACCTAAATGCAGAGCAGGTGAAAGTGCAGTGCTGTGGTTGAAGCAGAGGTCAGCATCCAGAGCTCTTCTTGCTTATGTCCTCCATCTCTAGGTAACCCCTGTAACACACTATAGTCTGCCTGAATACATGTAGCAAAACAGGAAGGTTTTGTCAGAAATCTGAAATTCAAGAGTAAGATTTAATTGAATTGTCACACTTGTTACTGGCTAATCAAATCAATTCATGgtttctttggatatttttatttcattgtagaCATAGCCCATGAGTAACCCCTGGTTTTGTTCAACTCATGGCACTGCAGAAAGTGATTTTCTTTGTTAGGAGGAAATGTTGCTGATGCTTGCTACACTACACCTTTGATAACTGTATGACCTAAATTTCTGGAATATAATACTGTATTCAATAGGTTTAATAATGGATGGATGATTAAGATTGGAAGGGGACTTGACTATTTTAAGAAACCACAGGTAGGATATAGTCTTATGAGTATGTTATACtctttttgtatcattttaacaACATGGCTGtgggtatttttaattaaaaaaaacctcttttcttctcttcttagaGTCGTTTTTCCCTTGgatattgtgattttgatttaagACCATGTCATGAAACAACAGTGGACATTTTTCAtaataagcacacaaaaaaaaTATGATGGGTAGCAGCTTAATTTgcattatatatttctattttaagtgaATATTGATTTTGTTACTTTGGACAGATCATTCCTATAATTATGAATTTAAcaataaatttttacatttctactAATTTATGGATCCATTTTTCAGTTATGTAACcaatcctaaatatttttataaatacattattcaGTAGATTTACAGCATTTCCAGTCACAAGATTAATTTGAACATTTTACTAGCTTTTCTCTTATTTGACTGTTGgagaatgaatcaataaataatgaGCACCAATTATGAAAATGAATTGGATATTAATCTTGCCCCGGGAATTTAGCATCTGGGAGGAAAAATCATGGATTAGAGTATTCTTTTAAGAGGCAGATGGGCTTGTGGGTCTaataccaggaaaaaaatgttaattttattacaaTTACGTGTCCCTGTTAGAAATTCACCAACATTCATTTATCCAGTATCACTTTACTCTGTAAAGGCAAATCAACCTGCTTAGTTATGCAGATACATTTTGCATCTTATTCAACCTTGGTTGGCACATTTGTAAAGCTTTGCAGCTTATAATCAACTGTTCGGGTAAGCTTATCCATCCAGATGCCAGTTGACTGGTTGGGGATGAAGACTAGGTTCCATGGAGATAGGCTGGGATTGGGAATAAAGGTAGAAGTAACGGGCAGTCCAGAAGCTTAAAGAATAAGGTAAGCCAGTCTGTGGAGGGAAATAGAAGTACTCGTGTTGGGGAATACATGCATATAAATATCATATCTGGAGAAGACTGAAGATTACCTTCAAGATTAAATAGTGTGTAAGACCAAAGCCAGGTAGAAGCCATGGGAACAAGGTCAGGCAGAGTGGTCCTGGGTGACTTGGACACCAGGTTTATGTTTTACCTCTGGGAGCCAGCAGTCACCTGACTTAGTTGACATAAAAGACCAACAAGGGATTCCAAAAAAGCTCCTaatgtttttgtttaatattttcaggTTCAGGTGCTGGTAATGCTGAATCTGAAAAGTCTCAAGCCAGTTTGTCAAGCTTTTTCATATGGAAATTCAGGGTCTCAGGAGAGCAAGTGTTGGACTTAATCAGAAGTTACTTTCTACAAAGTATTGTAGCTTATTTTGCCAGGTGCCTATCAGGATGTGGAAGTAGAAGGGCTTTTCATTCAGGTGAGAACATGTATTAGACCTCCTcctttttatgttaaaataaccACTCTGATTTCTTCTAGAGCATGTGAATCTATCACTATAGAGATTCAGCAGTCACAACCCTATGAAATTAACTTTGGGTTAACCAACCTACATAGGGATACTGCCTAAGAGGTACTGATATTTAAGGAAGAGCACCTATCCATTTTTTATAGTAATGGATAAAACAGTAATGCATCCATTATTCTAGATATTTGAAATCTATCCCCAGATTCAATTAAAACATTAGAAGACTACCATATGCAAGTTACTTATTAAATACATCAAGAAATGTGCAAGAACTGTGTGATAAAACTGTAAACTTTATGgaagaatgtaaaagaaaactAGGAAAGACAATTATATTCTTGAATGGGAAGGCTTAATAAGATGTTATTTCTCcctaatttgtaaattaaatgaCAAAGAGACTAACACTAGGAGACTTGCTTGATAAGTTTAGAGACAAaaagttataatatatatatttttaaagtatgagcATAAGAATGGACAAATCAGTGGGGTAAAGAGTCTGGAAACACCGGAGAGAGAAAGTAAATGTGTATATGGGTCCTTAATGCACAACAAAGGTATGATTCATATTAGTGGGGAAAGAGTAAACTATAcaataaatgtttggaaaaaaacatttgatcTCTACCTCACATAGAGGTTATTCTGTTAAAGAgctaattaaatgaaaaaaaaaatttttttttcccctaagattttatccatttgggagaaagagaacatgagagagagacagagagcaagggcAGAGAtatagagggaaaagcaggctccctgctcagcagggagcctgatgtgggactccatcccaagactctgggatcatgacctgacccaaggcagatgcttttttttttttaattaaatttatttatttttttaaataaacatataatgtatttttatccccaggggtacaggtctatgaattgccaggtttacacatttcacagcactcatcatagcacataccctccccaatgtccatatcccctccaccctctcccatcctccctccccccagcaaccctcagtctgttttttgagattgagtcttttatggtttgtctccctcccaatcccaccttctttcattttttcttttccttcccccaaccccccacattacatctccacttcttcatatcagggagatcatatgatagttgtctttctctgattgacttatttcgctaagcatgataccctctaattctATCCActtcgtcgcaaatggcaagatttcatttcttttgatggctgcatagtattccattgtgtatatataccacatcttctttatccattcatctgttgatgaacatctaggttctttccatagtttggctattgtggacattgctgctataaacattcgggtgcacgtgcccctttggagcaccacgtttgtatctttaggatatatacccagtggtgcaatcgctgggtcatagggtagctctattttcagttttttgaggaacctccacatggttttccagagtggttgcaccagcttgtattcccaccaacagtgtaggagggtacccctctctaaggcagatgcttaattgactgagccatccaggtgccctgaaaagtTAACACTCAACTAAATATACTAGGATAACACAAAACCCAGGAATtatcaaggaaaggaaaaggcaaaagatTTGATCATGTAAATATTGAAAACTTGAGAGAACCATAAAAAGTTATGTTGACATCAAATTTATAGCATATAAAGGGTTAATAGTACTAATACATAAGGAAGATAGCCAGATTTTCCAGAAGTGAGTTCAACCTTGCCTCCCTTAGCCTTACCAAGGACTTGGGGCGATCTTTTCCTCTCTGCTGCATTGTTTCTGCCAGTACAGACCTGCCCACcctatttctttgttctttgtgaaCAAACTCCCTAAAGTTCTCTATACAGTTTTCCCCATTTCCTTACCACGTATTAATACTTCAGTGCACTTTAACCAGGCTATCCATCATTCCACTGAAATTCCTCTTGCTAAGGTCACCAGTGACTTCCATTATTACAATATCTGGTGGGTACTTCCTAACCTTCATATTACTTGAACTTTCAGGAGTATTTGACCCAATTGGCCACTcccttcttaaaattcttaaattccatgaaacatactttccttctcctccatcctgttttttaaatattgatattcTCCTAAATTAGATATTAAGTAgaaccactttttttaaaaaaaatctacactcTCCCTCACGTGATTATACCAGTAATTTCTTATTGAAAAGCCACAGAAACTGCTTTTACTTGATGTAAGCAAAAAAGAGATTATAAAGATAGTGGGTAGTTCTGACCATCACCCCAAGAGTTACAGACTGGGCCTTGGAAGTGCTGCAGTGAAAAAAACCCATATCTAGAATCACATCACAGAACTAATTGTTGGTACCACTGCTGACCCTAAGGCAGCCTGAACTTTAAGTAGCCTTATTACCACTTCTGTCACTTAAATTATTGGGCACTTAAATGCTGCCATGCTTAGCACCTACACCCCAGAAATTCAGGCCCTGGTACTACTGCCAGAGAAGGGTTTTCCCCACCCTAGGTTCACTTCATCATGTTCCATTCAGAGTCTGAAGCAAGCACATCAGATTGGTCTAAGTCATGTACCCTCACCCTAGATTCAAGAGAGGCTTAGGAAGAGAGTACAGTGAAAATTTCAGTGTCCACAGAGGGGAGTGATGTTGTTTTTTAACCTCTGGAGTTCCCCAGGTGAAATTCAAAACTGGTGTCCATACACTCAGGGAAAGGAGAGActaaagaaagaggcagaccactccagattggtaggtggGGTTTAATAAGCAATGGAACTTACAAATGAGCCTTGTCTTGGGTGGCTACAAGATAAGTAATCTCCACACATGCCGTGGAGAGGTGGTCAAGAATTCATGGAGGCCTTGATGGGATACAAGTCACATACACAATCTGGATAGTCTCAGTAACATATTACTCTCTCAAAGCTGAGTCCATGAAGTGGCTTCTAGTGTGGGAGCACTGGGCAGAACACACATTCCAAGGATGGGAGGGTGTAAAGAGCCACTGATTGCCCATATCCAGTTCAGGGGTCAACTGCAGTCACATCCTTTTGACGTCTCCAACAGGTGGGTTCTGCCTTGCAGTAAGGTTTTTTAAGTTGGAGAAATCCTCAAAGAGTGAGGGGACTCAGGTGCTAAACACTTATGCTTTAAGATGAATATAAAGATTCACAAGTATCCATTTTCATGACTTAAAATACTATGTATGTGCTGTCACctcctaaatatataaattaagcCTAAGCTTTCCTTGGAGCTGTGATCCTATAAATTCAGCTGCCTATTTGGCATTTTTTCTGGCATTTCAGAAGCACACAGTCATTTCAAATACAGGATGCTGCAACCGAACTTCAGAAACACATTCCCCCACTGGGAGTGGGATGGGAGCATCCATCCAGTTGCTCAAATAAGAAATCTAGGAATCGTTCTTGATTCCTCATCTCCTTTATCCTCATATGGGAGCAATCAGAAAATTCTGTGGACTCTCACTGCAAAACATACCTTTTCTATTCCAGGTGATGTTTGTTAAATTTCCCTTTTGGAACTTGAAGTCTTTAATCACCTTTCAACTGATGATATCCTTGCTTTTAAGAAACAAGTGGTATCAGAAAAGCATGAGTTCTTTATTGTCACAAAGCACATCATGCCAGGTTTTTACACCTTTCTTGGAAAGCAATTTTAACACATTGCAGCAAATATAATGCATAAAAAATATGCCCATgagaaatttcttcaaaattgtttatttgctatttaatatTGCTGGAGAAGAACAGAAGGACCTGCCTATGAAACCTGACTCAAATGAAGAATGGTTAGACTGCCAATTATGTTTGTCCCAGGAGCCCCTTGAAAAGTAAAATCCTCTTCACTTATTCCACTCCCACACTGAGAGAACCAGCTACAGGCAAAACCCTGTGTGTCCACTCCTCTATCCCTCCCCTTCATCATAAAAAAAGGGGTGAAATGTGGATCCACTCAGTTACAAGAGCTCATAAGAGCTAAATTCACGTgttaaaatcctaacccccagtacctcagaatgtaactgtatttggagataaggtcttcaAAGAGTTATAGAGTTAAAAATGATGTCTTTAGAGTGGACCCTAATCCAGTAagattggtgtc comes from Mustela nigripes isolate SB6536 chromosome 7, MUSNIG.SB6536, whole genome shotgun sequence and encodes:
- the MITD1 gene encoding MIT domain-containing protein 1 isoform X1 → MAKSGREVDAQSVAAFTVLKRAVELDSESRYQQALVCYQEGIDLLMQVLRGTKDDTKKSNLRKQITGYMDRAEIVKKYLDQEKEDGKYHEQIKIEENATGFSYESLFQKYLNETVTEVWIQDPYIRQIHQLYNFLRFCEMLIKKPCKVKTIHLLTSLDEGSGKQQQSSGLQEIKESLQNHGVLLEIEYSSSVHDREIRFNNGWMIKIGRGLDYFKKPQVQVLVMLNLKSLKPVCQAFSYGNSGSQESKCWT
- the MITD1 gene encoding MIT domain-containing protein 1 isoform X2; translated protein: MAKSGREVDAQSVAAFTVLKRAVELDSESRYQQALVCYQEGIDLLMQVLRGTKDDTKKSNLRKQITGYMDRAEIVKKYLDQEKEDGKYHEQIKIEENATGFSYESLFQKYLNETVTEVWIQDPYIRQIHQLYNFLRFCEMLIKKPCKVKTIHLLTSLDEGSGKQQQSSGLQEIKESLQNHGVLLEIEYSSSVHDREIRFNNGWMIKIGRGLDYFKKPQSRFSLGYCDFDLRPCHETTVDIFHNKHTKKI
- the MITD1 gene encoding MIT domain-containing protein 1 isoform X6, encoding MAKSGREVDAQSVAAFTVLKRAVELDSESRYQQALVCYQEGIDLLMQVLRGTKDDTKKSNLRKQITGYMDRAEIVKKYLDQEKEDGKYHEQIKIEENATGFSYESLFQKYLNETVTEVWIQDPYIRQIHQLYNFLRFCEMLIKKPCKVKTIHLLTSLDEGSGKQQQSSGLQEIKESLQNHGVLLEIEYSSSVHDREIRHSP
- the MITD1 gene encoding MIT domain-containing protein 1 isoform X4, with product MAKSGREVDAQSVAAFTVLKRAVELDSESRYQQALVCYQEGIDLLMQVLRGTKDDTKKSNLRKQITGYMDRAEIVKKYLDQEKEDGKYHEQIKIEENATGFSYESLFQKYLNETVTEVWIQDPYIRQIHQLYNFLRFCEMLIKKPCKVKTIHLLTSLDEGSGKQQQSSGLQEIKESLQNHGVLLEIEYSSSVHDREIRFRLHSCQGF
- the MITD1 gene encoding MIT domain-containing protein 1 isoform X3; the protein is MAKSGREVDAQSVAAFTVLKRAVELDSESRYQQALVCYQEGIDLLMQVLRGTKDDTKKSNLRKQITGYMDRAEIVKKYLDQEKEDGKYHEQIKIEENATGFSYESLFQKYLNETVTEVWIQDPYIRQIHQLYNFLRFCEMLIKKPCKVKTIHLLTSLDEGSGKQQQSSGLQEIKESLQNHGVLLEIEYSSSVHDREIRCDSMRQCQKETVYAGMLVVCSSI
- the MITD1 gene encoding MIT domain-containing protein 1 isoform X5; the protein is MAKSGREVDAQSVAAFTVLKRAVELDSESRYQQALVCYQEGIDLLMQVLRGTKDDTKKSNLRKQITGYMDRAEIVKKYLDQEKEDGKYHEQIKIEENATGFSYESLFQKYLNETVTEVWIQDPYIRQIHQLYNFLRFCEMLIKKPCKVKTIHLLTSLDEGSGKQQQSSGLQEIKESLQNHGVLLEIEYSSSVHDREIRFRCW